A window of the Candidatus Eremiobacteraceae bacterium genome harbors these coding sequences:
- a CDS encoding 2-hydroxyacid dehydrogenase, with protein sequence MNIAVLVPHWAGRLAAALQTPASPGGARFDVVAVDPADPTASRDVLSGAEVVVTGRFDAQLAALCPALKLLVCPWAGTENIDRAALPAGVSLISGGGTEEPIAEYVIGALVALRHHILEADRALRGGEWLYSYTGDGAFVDELFGSTLGLLGYGRIGHEIAKRAVAFGMTCKALTMHPQRAQGADRASCEPGPLSDPASVDELVAGCDALAVCCELSDVTRGMIDARRLQSMKPTAVLVNVARGPIVVERDLYEALRDRRIAGAAIDVWYQYPQPGSKHASPSAYPFDQLGNVIMTPHDSGWTQAAMRRRLEGIARAISSFAHGGRAG encoded by the coding sequence ATGAATATCGCGGTGCTCGTTCCGCATTGGGCGGGGCGTCTCGCGGCCGCGCTGCAGACGCCGGCATCGCCGGGCGGCGCGCGCTTCGACGTCGTCGCCGTCGACCCGGCGGATCCGACGGCGTCGCGCGACGTGCTGAGCGGCGCCGAAGTGGTCGTCACGGGGAGATTCGACGCGCAGTTGGCGGCGCTGTGCCCCGCGCTCAAGCTGCTGGTGTGTCCATGGGCGGGGACCGAGAACATCGATCGCGCCGCACTGCCTGCCGGCGTCTCGCTGATCAGCGGCGGCGGCACCGAAGAGCCGATCGCCGAATACGTGATCGGCGCGCTGGTGGCGCTGCGGCACCACATCCTCGAGGCCGACCGCGCGCTGCGCGGCGGCGAGTGGCTCTACAGCTATACGGGCGACGGCGCGTTCGTCGACGAGCTGTTCGGGTCGACGCTCGGCTTGCTGGGCTACGGGCGCATCGGGCACGAGATCGCCAAGCGGGCCGTCGCGTTCGGCATGACGTGCAAGGCGTTGACGATGCACCCGCAGCGCGCCCAAGGGGCTGACCGCGCGTCGTGCGAGCCCGGACCGCTATCGGACCCCGCAAGCGTGGATGAGCTGGTCGCGGGCTGCGATGCGCTGGCGGTCTGCTGCGAGTTGTCGGATGTCACCCGCGGCATGATCGACGCCCGGCGGCTGCAGAGCATGAAGCCGACTGCGGTGCTCGTCAACGTGGCGCGCGGGCCCATCGTCGTCGAACGCGATCTGTACGAGGCGCTGCGAGACCGGCGCATCGCCGGCGCGGCGATCGACGTGTGGTACCAATATCCGCAGCCTGGATCGAAGCACGCCAGCCCCTCCGCGTATCCGTTCGATCAGCTCGGCAACGTCATCATGACGCCGCACGACAGCGGCTGGACGCAAGCAGCGATGCGGCGCCGTCTCGAGGGCATCGCCCGCGCGATATCGTCCTTCGCGCATGGAGGCCGCGCGGGCTAG
- a CDS encoding uracil-DNA glycosylase has protein sequence MTLAAVRRRIVACRRCPELRSYCAAIARERKREFAGDRYWGKPVPSIGRADARVLIVGLAPAAHGGNRTGRMFTGDGSAAWLAPALYATGFATQPTSTHRDDGFELIDAFMTAALRCAPPKNKPTPRQIDRCATHMRAELDLLRDLQVVVGLGKIGFDIGYDRLRERGYVAEDKRRPRFSHGTEYVLRAPGRRDVALLGSYHPSRQNTNTGKLTLPMLRRVFARARSLIERRPG, from the coding sequence ATGACCCTTGCCGCGGTGCGCCGCCGCATCGTCGCGTGCCGCCGCTGCCCGGAGCTACGCTCGTATTGCGCCGCCATCGCGCGCGAGCGCAAGCGCGAGTTCGCAGGCGATCGCTATTGGGGCAAGCCCGTTCCCAGCATCGGCCGCGCCGACGCGCGCGTGCTCATCGTCGGTCTGGCGCCTGCGGCGCACGGCGGCAACCGGACAGGACGCATGTTCACGGGCGACGGCTCCGCCGCGTGGCTTGCGCCCGCGCTCTACGCGACAGGCTTTGCGACCCAACCGACGTCGACCCATCGCGACGACGGTTTCGAGCTCATCGACGCGTTCATGACCGCCGCCTTACGCTGCGCGCCGCCCAAGAACAAACCCACGCCGCGCCAGATCGATCGCTGCGCGACGCACATGCGAGCCGAGCTAGACCTGCTTCGCGATCTGCAAGTCGTCGTCGGGCTCGGCAAGATCGGGTTCGACATCGGCTACGACCGCTTGCGCGAACGCGGCTACGTGGCGGAAGACAAGAGGCGGCCTCGTTTCTCTCACGGCACCGAATACGTTTTGCGGGCCCCCGGCCGGCGCGACGTCGCGCTGCTCGGAAGCTACCACCCCAGCCGTCAGAACACCAACACCGGCAAACTCACGCTGCCGATGCTGCGCCGCGTCTTCGCACGCGCACGCTCGCTCATCGAGCGGCGGCCGGGCTAG
- a CDS encoding NAD-dependent epimerase/dehydratase family protein, translating into MKYFVTGATGFIGGHVARQLVLSGHTVVALARDPSRAGDLARLGVAVHAGDITDAASLRAPMAGVDGVFHIAGWYKIGARDTSPGQAINVDGTRNVLTMMKELGVPKGVYTSTLAVNGDTHGNLVDESYRTPGGPWLTEYDRTKWVAHHEVAEPMIRQGLPLVIVMPGAVYGPGDTSAVAELFAQYLKGRLPLLPRGAALCWGYVDDIARAHIRAMEAAAPGETYIIAGPPHTLIDALALAEQFTGIKAPRFHPGPATMRALAAFMDAVGTVFPLPPTYTGEALRAGAATYIGDNSKAKRALGYDPRPLAAGLRLTLPFDVQREPPPS; encoded by the coding sequence GTGAAATATTTCGTCACCGGAGCGACCGGATTCATCGGCGGACACGTCGCGCGTCAACTCGTCCTATCCGGCCACACGGTCGTCGCCCTCGCGCGCGATCCATCGCGCGCAGGCGATCTCGCGCGCCTGGGTGTGGCCGTGCACGCCGGCGATATCACCGACGCCGCGAGCCTGCGCGCACCGATGGCCGGCGTCGACGGCGTCTTTCACATCGCGGGCTGGTACAAGATCGGCGCGCGCGATACGTCGCCAGGCCAAGCGATCAACGTCGACGGCACTCGCAACGTCCTGACGATGATGAAGGAACTGGGCGTTCCCAAAGGCGTGTACACCAGCACGCTTGCGGTCAACGGCGACACGCACGGCAATTTGGTCGACGAGTCTTACCGCACGCCGGGCGGTCCATGGCTGACCGAGTACGACCGCACCAAGTGGGTCGCCCATCACGAAGTGGCCGAGCCGATGATACGCCAGGGCCTGCCGCTTGTGATCGTCATGCCGGGTGCGGTGTACGGACCCGGCGACACGAGCGCAGTGGCTGAGCTCTTCGCGCAATACCTCAAAGGGCGGCTGCCGCTGCTCCCGCGCGGCGCGGCTCTGTGCTGGGGCTACGTGGACGACATCGCGCGGGCGCACATCAGAGCGATGGAGGCGGCAGCCCCCGGCGAGACCTACATCATCGCCGGCCCGCCGCACACGCTCATCGACGCGCTGGCGCTCGCCGAGCAGTTCACGGGCATCAAAGCACCTCGCTTCCACCCAGGACCTGCCACGATGCGCGCGCTGGCGGCGTTCATGGATGCCGTCGGCACGGTCTTCCCTCTGCCACCGACGTACACCGGCGAAGCTTTGCGAGCCGGGGCAGCGACGTACATCGGCGACAACAGCAAGGCGAAGCGAGCGCTCGGATACGATCCGCGACCGCTGGCGGCAGGGCTGCGCCTCACGCTTCCCTTCGACGTGCAAAGGGAACCGCCGCCGAGTTGA
- a CDS encoding VIT1/CCC1 transporter family protein translates to MKTSDSAIQRRLDDAQSGTARAGVLGISDGLVTNISLILGVAGANADASFVRLAGLASLVAGAGSMAVGEYISMQAQKELLERVLSDARAEQRTDPNAMTARLAAVFQRAGVHPDDARHAAETVAQHPEQALDTYARIGLGFNPKELGAPVGAAISSLLTFAAGALIPLLPWFFWSGTTAVLISISLSTVAAAAIGGYLGQQTGKGVVWSAARQVLVVAVAATATYLVGRIFRVRVT, encoded by the coding sequence GTGAAGACATCTGACAGCGCGATCCAGCGGCGGTTGGACGATGCGCAAAGCGGAACAGCGCGCGCCGGCGTCTTGGGCATCAGCGACGGCCTCGTCACAAACATCTCCTTGATCCTCGGCGTCGCAGGTGCGAACGCGGATGCTTCTTTCGTGCGTCTCGCGGGGTTGGCGAGCCTTGTCGCGGGCGCGGGCTCGATGGCGGTCGGCGAGTACATCTCGATGCAGGCGCAAAAAGAGCTGCTCGAGCGGGTGCTCTCCGATGCGCGGGCCGAGCAGCGGACCGATCCGAACGCGATGACCGCGCGTCTTGCCGCCGTCTTCCAGCGGGCGGGCGTGCACCCCGATGATGCGCGTCATGCCGCCGAGACCGTGGCCCAACATCCCGAACAAGCGTTGGACACGTACGCGCGGATCGGACTGGGCTTCAACCCGAAGGAGTTAGGAGCGCCGGTCGGCGCCGCCATATCGTCGCTGCTCACCTTTGCAGCAGGAGCGCTCATCCCGCTCCTGCCGTGGTTTTTTTGGTCGGGAACGACAGCGGTGTTGATCTCGATATCGCTCTCGACGGTCGCCGCGGCGGCGATCGGCGGGTACCTCGGGCAGCAGACCGGCAAGGGCGTCGTCTGGTCGGCGGCCCGCCAAGTGCTCGTCGTCGCGGTGGCGGCGACCGCGACATATCTCGTCGGACGAATCTTCCGCGTTCGCGTCACGTAG
- a CDS encoding OsmC family protein, whose product MPTRTAQAQWNGDLRSGNGHMRFGSGAFDGPYSFDSRFGDGKGTNPEELIAAAHAGCFSMATAGGLTRAGHPPTSIETNAKLTLEQRPEGFRITTIELTTTAVVPGIDEAEFRTIAEEAKKNCPVSVALASVNITLNAALKR is encoded by the coding sequence ATGCCGACACGCACGGCTCAAGCTCAGTGGAACGGAGATCTTCGCAGCGGCAACGGCCACATGCGGTTCGGCAGCGGCGCGTTCGATGGGCCGTACTCCTTTGATTCGCGCTTCGGCGACGGGAAGGGGACGAATCCGGAGGAGCTGATCGCAGCCGCCCACGCCGGCTGCTTCAGCATGGCGACTGCGGGAGGTCTGACGCGCGCGGGCCATCCGCCGACGAGCATCGAGACGAACGCGAAGCTCACGCTCGAGCAGCGGCCAGAAGGCTTTCGCATCACGACGATCGAGCTGACCACCACTGCCGTCGTGCCGGGCATCGACGAAGCCGAGTTTCGGACGATCGCAGAAGAGGCGAAGAAGAACTGCCCGGTCTCCGTGGCGCTGGCCAGCGTGAACATCACGTTGAACGCCGCGCTGAAGCGTTAG
- a CDS encoding NAD-dependent epimerase/dehydratase family protein, with protein sequence MELLVLGGTKFLGPHLVESARARGHQVTLFNRGKSGRAPADVEWIAGDRDGELGKLGQRRWDAVIDTCGFVPRVVKASVDALRERAGRYVFVSTISVYPESFGGSFDESEPLIALEDQSVETVTPQTYGGLKALCEARVSAGFGDRALIVRPGLIVGPLDPTDRFTYWPNRFALGGEILAPAPSEAFVSFIDVRDLADWIVAALDGGVAGIFNASGRYGAITMGDMLAACAAAASTGVPLWVSEAFLLANGVTPWTELPLWIPQGEDSIVKASSARAVEAGLRCRPLADTVAATLEWSRGLGLDRPLRAGLTREREAQLLAAWRASAKTTT encoded by the coding sequence ATGGAACTGCTCGTCTTGGGAGGCACGAAGTTCCTCGGGCCGCACCTGGTAGAGTCCGCGCGTGCACGCGGCCACCAGGTGACGTTGTTCAATCGCGGCAAGAGCGGTCGTGCGCCTGCGGACGTCGAGTGGATCGCCGGCGATCGGGATGGCGAGCTGGGCAAGCTGGGTCAGAGGCGCTGGGACGCCGTCATCGATACCTGCGGTTTCGTGCCGCGCGTCGTGAAGGCATCGGTGGACGCGCTGCGCGAGCGTGCCGGCCGGTACGTTTTCGTGTCGACGATCAGCGTCTATCCGGAGAGTTTTGGCGGATCGTTCGACGAGAGCGAACCGCTCATCGCCCTTGAAGATCAGTCGGTCGAGACCGTGACGCCACAGACCTACGGCGGCCTCAAGGCGCTGTGCGAGGCGCGGGTCAGCGCCGGTTTCGGCGATCGCGCGCTGATCGTGCGACCGGGCCTGATCGTGGGTCCGCTCGATCCGACCGACCGCTTCACCTATTGGCCCAACCGGTTCGCATTGGGCGGCGAGATACTCGCGCCGGCGCCGAGCGAGGCGTTCGTCTCGTTCATCGACGTGCGCGATCTGGCGGACTGGATCGTGGCGGCGCTGGACGGGGGCGTGGCAGGGATTTTCAACGCCAGCGGACGGTACGGCGCCATCACCATGGGAGACATGCTTGCCGCCTGTGCGGCGGCGGCCAGCACCGGGGTTCCGCTCTGGGTGAGCGAGGCGTTCTTGCTCGCAAACGGCGTGACGCCGTGGACCGAGCTGCCGTTATGGATCCCGCAAGGCGAGGACAGCATCGTAAAGGCGAGTTCCGCGCGGGCGGTCGAAGCGGGACTGCGCTGCCGCCCGCTCGCAGACACCGTCGCGGCGACGCTGGAATGGAGCAGGGGCCTTGGCCTTGACCGCCCCCTGAGGGCCGGTCTCACGCGGGAGCGCGAGGCCCAGTTGCTCGCCGCATGGCGGGCATCCGCGAAGACGACGACGTAA
- a CDS encoding DUF5996 family protein: MSAQSDQWPAIPLESWRDTLDTLHLYSQVPGKIRTKLAPPEPEFNHVTLYVAGRGLTTGPIPYGGRAFELAFDFVDHRFVIACSDGATSFIDLGQRSVASFYAAVMAGLRDCGVEVKISELPQEVPDPIPFSQDDKHASYDRAAVERFWRALVGIDTAFKAHRAPFRGRHSPVQLWWGSFDLGYERFSGRPAAPPPNANFIYRESMDAELINAGFWPGDARFPEPAFFAYAYPKPEGLESASIAPTAAFWSKELGEWALRYEDVRRSPSPHDMIMQFLSSTYDAAASRMRWDPELKGRS; this comes from the coding sequence ATGAGCGCGCAGTCAGACCAGTGGCCCGCGATTCCGCTCGAGTCGTGGCGCGACACCCTCGACACCTTGCACCTGTACTCGCAGGTGCCTGGCAAGATCCGGACCAAGCTCGCGCCGCCCGAACCGGAGTTCAACCACGTCACGCTGTACGTCGCCGGGCGGGGGCTCACCACCGGTCCGATACCGTACGGCGGGCGCGCGTTCGAACTCGCCTTTGACTTCGTGGACCATAGGTTCGTCATCGCGTGCAGCGACGGCGCCACCAGTTTCATCGATCTGGGGCAGCGCAGCGTGGCGTCGTTCTATGCGGCGGTGATGGCCGGGCTGCGCGACTGCGGCGTCGAGGTGAAGATCTCCGAGCTGCCGCAAGAGGTGCCGGATCCCATCCCCTTCTCACAGGATGACAAGCACGCGTCGTATGACCGCGCCGCCGTCGAGCGCTTCTGGCGCGCCCTTGTCGGCATCGACACCGCCTTCAAAGCGCATCGGGCGCCGTTTCGCGGCCGCCACTCGCCCGTGCAGCTGTGGTGGGGTTCATTCGATCTCGGCTACGAGCGGTTTTCAGGCCGGCCGGCCGCGCCGCCGCCCAACGCGAATTTCATCTATCGCGAGTCGATGGACGCCGAACTGATCAACGCCGGGTTCTGGCCCGGCGACGCGAGGTTCCCCGAACCGGCGTTTTTCGCGTACGCGTATCCGAAGCCCGAGGGATTGGAGTCCGCTTCGATCGCGCCGACGGCTGCGTTTTGGAGCAAAGAGCTCGGAGAGTGGGCGCTGCGCTATGAGGATGTGCGCCGCTCGCCGTCGCCGCACGATATGATCATGCAGTTCTTGTCGAGCACGTACGACGCCGCGGCCTCGCGCATGCGTTGGGATCCCGAGTTGAAGGGCAGGTCCTAG
- a CDS encoding NADP-dependent oxidoreductase, translating into MPAVSSREIRLAARPKGWPSLDDFAMAAVEVPAPPDGWVQVRNLCMSVDPYMRGRMDEGKSYVPPFELGEPLEGAAVGEIVESRAAGLAAGDIVTSMFGWREYFAAPADTVRKVDPSVRPLSAYLGVLGVTGFTAWVGLQLFEIATGERVFISAAAGAVGSVAGQLAKLRGCFVVGSVGSPRKVAFALEELGYDAAFNYKDGDIRRQLARAAPDGIDVYFDNVGGEHLEAALSALRVNGRIIACGAISAYNASEPPPGPRNLGLVIGKRLSIKGFIVTDWSRRMPEFVAETGRYLREGKLKAEETVVDGIENAPRAFLDLLNGENIGKMVVKLSGVS; encoded by the coding sequence ATGCCGGCGGTGTCGAGTCGCGAGATCCGGTTGGCCGCGCGGCCGAAGGGCTGGCCGTCGCTCGACGACTTCGCCATGGCCGCAGTCGAAGTACCCGCGCCCCCGGATGGATGGGTACAGGTCCGGAATCTGTGCATGTCGGTCGATCCCTACATGCGCGGGCGCATGGACGAGGGCAAGTCGTACGTGCCGCCATTCGAGCTCGGCGAGCCGCTTGAAGGCGCAGCGGTCGGCGAGATCGTCGAGTCTCGCGCGGCCGGGTTGGCGGCGGGCGATATCGTAACATCGATGTTCGGATGGCGCGAGTATTTCGCGGCGCCGGCCGACACCGTTCGAAAGGTCGACCCGAGCGTACGACCGCTGTCAGCCTATCTGGGCGTGCTCGGCGTGACCGGGTTCACCGCCTGGGTCGGACTGCAGCTCTTCGAGATCGCGACGGGCGAGCGCGTGTTCATCTCGGCGGCGGCCGGCGCCGTCGGCAGCGTCGCCGGACAACTGGCCAAGCTGCGCGGCTGTTTCGTCGTGGGCAGCGTCGGCTCGCCGCGGAAGGTCGCGTTCGCGCTGGAGGAGCTCGGCTACGACGCGGCGTTCAACTACAAAGACGGCGACATCCGCAGGCAGCTCGCGCGCGCGGCACCCGACGGCATCGACGTGTACTTCGACAACGTCGGCGGCGAGCATCTGGAGGCCGCCCTGTCCGCGCTGCGCGTGAACGGCCGAATCATCGCGTGTGGAGCCATCTCCGCGTATAACGCGAGCGAGCCGCCCCCGGGCCCGCGCAATCTGGGTTTGGTGATCGGCAAGCGGCTGAGTATCAAAGGCTTCATCGTGACCGATTGGAGCCGGCGCATGCCCGAGTTCGTGGCCGAAACCGGCCGCTATCTGCGTGAGGGCAAGCTTAAAGCCGAAGAGACCGTGGTCGACGGGATTGAGAACGCGCCGCGGGCGTTCCTCGATCTGCTCAATGGCGAGAACATCGGCAAGATGGTGGTCAAACTTAGTGGCGTATCGTGA
- a CDS encoding GNAT family N-acetyltransferase, whose protein sequence is MSAPKTLPIDIRPFAEGELSAIIEMRRAMTLELDGSDLDADGLWRERFAEFVTGLIARHDAAFFVAQHDGELVGTGGVYVLRNHRSEIYGQPSAYVTSVYVAPAHRRLGVAKRITQAAIEWARGKGCVVVRLRASKQGRMVYESLGFTPTEEMELHLDR, encoded by the coding sequence GTGTCTGCGCCCAAGACCCTGCCCATCGACATACGTCCGTTCGCCGAGGGCGAACTCTCCGCGATCATCGAGATGCGCCGCGCGATGACGCTCGAGCTCGATGGCTCGGACCTTGACGCCGACGGCCTCTGGCGCGAGCGGTTCGCAGAATTCGTCACGGGCCTGATCGCGCGCCATGACGCCGCGTTCTTCGTCGCGCAGCACGACGGCGAACTCGTCGGCACCGGCGGCGTGTACGTCCTGCGCAACCATCGCAGCGAGATCTACGGCCAGCCCTCGGCCTACGTGACCAGCGTCTACGTCGCGCCCGCACATCGGCGTCTCGGCGTCGCGAAGCGCATCACCCAAGCAGCGATCGAGTGGGCGCGTGGCAAGGGCTGCGTGGTCGTGCGCCTGCGCGCTTCGAAACAAGGCCGCATGGTGTACGAATCGCTGGGCTTCACGCCCACCGAAGAGATGGAACTGCACCTGGACCGTTAG